The Nocardioides sp. cx-173 genome segment CGAAGGCGTGGCCCAGGCCCAGCTGCCAGTCCTCGAGACCTGCCTCCTTGGCGAAGTACTCGTTGAGCAGCTGGCTGGTCGTGACAGTGTGCGCGGCCTCGAACGCGTCGGCGGTGGTGAGGTAGTTGTCCTCGCCGGTGTTGATGATGATGCCGGCGCGGGCGTGGACCTGGCGGCTGAAGCGCTGGTCGACGAAGGTGCGCACCGGGTTGATGTCGCGAAACAGGATCCCGTACATCGAGTCGTTGAGCATCATGTCGAGCCGCTCCAGGCCGGCCAGCGCCGCGATCTCGGGCATGCACAGGCCCGAGGCGTAGTTGGTCAGCCGGATGTAGCGCCCGAGCTCCTTGCCGGACTCGTCGAGCGCGGCGCGCATCAGGCGGAAGTTCTCCTGGGTCGCGTAGGTGCCGGCGAAGCCCTCGCGGGTGGCGCCCTCGGGCACGTAGTCGAGCAGGCTCTGCCCGGTCGAGCGGATCACCGCGATAACGTCGGCGCCCTCGCGGGCGGCCTGCTGGGCCTGCGGGATGTCCTCGTAGATGTCCCCGGTCGCGACGATCAGGTAGATCCACGGCGTGCGTGGCGCATCGCCCTGGCGCCGGATCATCCGCTCCCGCTCCACCCGGCGCTGGTCGATCCGCTTGATGCCGCGCGCCACCTGGCGCCGGCTCGCCGTACGGGCGCGCTGGGCGTCCCTGCCCTCGGGGAGGCGGAAGGTGACCGACCCGACCGACGCCTTCTGCGCCAGCGTGGCGAGGTCGTCGGCCTCGCCACGGACCAGCGCGTCCCACACGGGCAGGGCGACGCCGTGCTCCAGCCCGGTGTCGGCGCGTACGACGTCCATCAGCCGGTTGACCCAGGGGGTGCCCTCGGCGTCGGCCCCCTCGAGCCCGGCCAACCGCAGCGTGGCGCGCTCGACGGCGACGGTCGTGTGCTTCTTGGCGGTGGTGACGATCGGTCGCCCGACCTTGCGGGCCAGCGCCCGGGCCTGTCGGACGGTGGCGGGGTCCAGGTCGAGCTTGCCGCGGGGCCGGGGGCTCATCCGAGCCTGCTCTCGAAGAGGGCGCGTACGCCGTCGTGCTCGCGCAGCAGCTGCAGGGCGTAGGCGGCGTGGCCGGGCACGTAGCCGTTGCCGACGAGCATGGTCACGTCGGCGGCCAGGCCCTCGGCGCCGAGCGCCGCGGCGGAGAAGGAGGTGGCCATGGAGAAGAAGACGACCGTGCCCCCCTCGGCGGTGGCGAGGATCGCGCCGCCCTCGCAGCCGGGGACGTCCACGCAGACGACCGTGACGTCGGCGGGTCCCCCGGCCTTCTCGACCGCCTCGCGCAGCGCGACCGGGTTGCGGGCGTCGGCGACGACCACCTCGTCGGCCAGGCCAGCTGCCCGCAGGCGCCGCGCCTCGGCCTCGTGGGGTACGACGCCGACCAGGTGGCGGGCACCGGCCGCGCGGGCCGCGGCGAGGCTCAGCGACCCGGACTTGCCGCCGGCGCCGATCACGACGACCGTGGCGTCGGCGTACCCGGCGACGACCCGCGCGGTCAGCGCCGGCGCCCCGCAGACGTCCATGACCGACAGGCTCAGGGCGGTGGGCAGGTCGTCGGGCAGGACCGCGGCGATGGAGCGCCCGAAGAGGATCGCGTAGCCCTCGCAGGGAACCTGCTCGCCGCGGCCGTCCCAGCCCGCCAGGTCGTCCTCGATGACGAGCGGGGTCAGGGTCAGCGAGACGAGCGTGGCGACCCGGTCGCCGACCGCCAGGCCCAGGGGGGAGGCCGGGCCCACCTCCTCGACCACTCCGACGAGCATCCCTCCGGAGCCGGTCTCGGGGTTCTGCATCTTGCCGCGGCTCCGCACGATGTCGAGGACGGCGGCCCGAACGGCGTCGCCGTCGCCGGCGTGGGTGCGCTCGAGCTGGCGGTACGACGCGGCGTCGAGGTTGAGCCGCTGGACCCTGACCCGGACCTCGTCGGGCCACAGCTCGCGGCGGGTGTCGAGGCGCTGCGCCGCCTGCGGGAGGACGACGACGTCGTCGAGGACCCGGTGCAGGCCGGTCGGGTCGGCGTCACGGACCGTCATGCGGGCTGTCCTCCGTCTTGGCTGGGTAATTGCAGGAAATCATCCGGTGTGGCGGTGTACGAACCGGATGATCTCCACGTAGTCTACGCAGGAGTGTGGCGTGGCCCACCACCGACTCGCCGCCGACGACCCCCGGGAGCACCCATGAGCATCGAGACCGCCATCGACCTGGAGTCGGGCCAGCCCTACCCCTACCGGCGGGTCGAGCTGGTCGAGCCCGACTGGACCCGCTTCCCGGGGTGGCGCGACGTCACGCCGGTGGAGTGGGCCTCGGTGCAGTGGCAGCGGGCCCACTGCGTCAAGAACGTCCGCCAGCTGCGTGAGCTCCTGGGCGACCTGGTCGACGAGCGGTTCTACGCCGACCTCGAGCGCGACCAGGCCGAGCGCGCGACCATGTCGATGCTGGTGCCGCCGCAGATGATGAACACGATGCTGCCCCACGCCGTGCCGGCCGGGCCGGGCTCCCTCACCGAGGAGCTCTACGCCGACCCGGTGCGCCACTACATGATCCCGGTGTTCTCCGACCGCCGTACCGACTGGTCCTCGCACCCGCACGCGACGCGCGACTCGCTGCACGAGCACGACATGTGGGTCGCGGAGGGCCTCACCCACCGCTACCCGACCAAGGTGCTCGCCGAGCTGCTGCCGACGTGCCCGCAGTACTGCGGCCACTGCACCCGCATGGACCTGGTCGGCAACTCCACGCCCGTGATCGAGAAGCTGAAGTTCACGGCCAAGCCGGTGGACCGGCTGGACGCGATGATGGACTACCTGCGGCGTACCCCGTCGGTGCGCGACGTCGTGGTCTCCGGCGGCGACGTGGCCAACATGCCGTGGCCGCGCCTGGAGGACTTCCTCACGCGGCTGCTGGAGATCGACAACATCCGCGACATCCGGCTCGCCACCAAGGCCCTGGTCGGCCTGCCCCAGCACTGGCTGCAGGACGAGGTGCGCGCCGGCGTCGAGCGGGTCGCGGGGATCGCGCGCTCGCGGGGGGTGTCGATCGCGATCCACACCCACGCCAACCACGCCAACTCGATCACGCCGCTGGTGGCCGAGGCCTCGCGCGCCATGCTCGAGGCTGGGGTGCGCGACGTGCGCAACCAGGGCGTGCTGCTCAACGGCGTCAACGCCGACCCGCACGCGCTGCTCGACCTGTGCTTCCGGCTGCTCGACGGCGCGCAGATCATGCCCTACTACTTCTACATGTGCGACATGATCCCGTACTCGGAGCACTGGCGGGTCTCGGTCGGCGACGCCCAGCGGCTGCAGCACCACATCATGGGCTACCTGCCCGGCTTCGCGACGCCGCGGATCGTGTGCGACGTGCCGTTCGTCGGCAAGCGCTGGGTGCACCAGCTGGCGTCGTACGACGAGGTCCGGGGCATCTCGCACTGGACCAAGAACTACCGGACCTCCATCGAGGCCACCCAGGCCGAGGCCCTGTCGCGGACCTACGAGTACTACGACCCCATCCACACCCTGCCCGCCGAGGGCCAGGCCTGGTGGGACCAGCACGCCGACCTCGACTCCTCCGCCCTCAAGGCCGCCGAGGTCGCCGAGGCCTCCCGCCGCCTGGCCGCCCTCCAGGCGCACTGAGGCCGGCCCTCCCGGGCGCTGCCGGGTCGCGGACCCTGCGGTTTGGTCACAAACCGCGCGAATCGGCCAGTAGAACCTGCGGTTTGTGACCAAACCGCGGGTCCGCCGCGCGCAGGCTCAGCCGGTGACCGGGCGGTTGTCGTACGGCGTGGACAGCACGATCGTGGTCCGGGTGGAGACGTTGGCGGCCGCGCGGACGCGCGCGAGCAGGTCCTCCAGGTCGGCCGGCGTGGGAACCCGGATCTTGAGGATGTAGGACTCCTCCCCCGCGACCGACCAGCAGCACTCGATCTCCGGGATGTCGCGCAGCCGCTCCGGCGAGTCGTCGGGCTGGGAGGGGTCGATCGGCCGGATCGAGATGAACGCCGTCAGCGGCAGGCCGATCTCGTCGTAGTTGATGGTGGCGCCGTAGCCCAGGATCAGTCGGCGCTGCTCGAGCCGCTTGACGCGCTGGTGCACCGCGGACGTCGAGAGGCCCGTCGCCTTCCCGAGGTCGGTGAAGGACATCCGCCCATCGCGGGCCAGGAGTTCGAGGATCCTGCGGTCGGTTGACTCGAGGTCGGTCGCTGCCACGCGGCACAGACTAGACCCAGCGCCGTGGCAGGATGCGCGACGTGACCAGCCCGCAGAACGGCCGTTTGATGCTCCTCGACACCGCCTCGATGTACTTCCGGGCCTTCTACGGCGTCCCGGAGATCACCGGGCCCGACGGTACGCCGGTCAACGCCGTGCGCGGGCTGATGGACTTCATCTCCCGGCTCGTGGACCAGTACCGCCCCACCGACCTGGTCTGCTGCTGGGACAACGACTGGCGCCCGCAGTGGCGGGTGGACCTGCTGCCGTCGTACAAGGGTCACCGCGTCGTGGAGGAGGTCGCCACCGCTCCGGACGTCGAGGAGGTGCCCGACCCGCTCCAGGTGCAGGTGCCGATCATCTTGGAGGTCCTCGAGGCGTTCGGGATCCGGGTGATCGGTGCCGACGGCTACGAGGCCGACGACGTCATCGGGACCCTCGCGACCGGGGCCGGGCAGCCGGTGGACATCGTGACCGGCGACCGGGACCTGTTCCAGCTGGTCGACGACGACGCGGACGTGCGGGTGCTCTACATCGCCCGCGGCGTGGGCAACCACGAGCAGGTCACCAACGACTGGGTGCGCTCGAAGTACGGCGTCGACGCCCACCAGTACGCCGACTTCGCGACCATGCGTGGCGACGCCTCCGATGGGCTGCCGGGGGTCCCGGGGGTCGGCGAGAAGACCGCCGCGACCCTGTTGGGGCGCTTCGGCGACATGGACGGGATCATCGCGGCCGCCCAGGACCCCGCCAGCGACATGGGCCCCGGTCCGCGCGGCAAGATCAAGGCCGCCGCGGAGTACCTCGCGGTCGCGCCCCAGGTGGTCGCGGTCGCCCGGGACCTGGACCTCGAGCGCGGCGGCTGGGCGCTGCCCTCGTGCGCCGCCGACCCGGAGCGGGTGGCCGACCTGGCGGCGCGCTACGGGCTGGAGAGCCCCACCCAGCGGCTGCTAGCGGTCCTGGCCGGCTGAGAGCGGCGCTGGCTCGCCGCCGTACGGTGGGTACATGTCCCGCATCGCCATCGTCGGGGGCCACGGAGCCGTGGCCCGACACCTGCTGACCGTCCTGCGTCGTGCCGAGCACACACCGGTAGCGCTCGTGCGCCGCGAGGAGTACCGCGAGGAGCTCGAGGGCCGAGGCGCCGAGGTGCGCCTGCTCGACATCGAGCAGCAGGGCGCCGAGGCGTTCGCGGAGGCCTTCGAGGGGTGTGACGCGGTGGTCTTCGCGGCGGGTGGCGGCCCGGACGGCAACGTCGAGCGCAAGCGCACCGTCGACCTCGAGGGGTCGCTGAAGTCGATCCAGGGCGCGAAGCAGGCCGGCATCTCC includes the following:
- a CDS encoding KamA family radical SAM protein; the protein is MSIETAIDLESGQPYPYRRVELVEPDWTRFPGWRDVTPVEWASVQWQRAHCVKNVRQLRELLGDLVDERFYADLERDQAERATMSMLVPPQMMNTMLPHAVPAGPGSLTEELYADPVRHYMIPVFSDRRTDWSSHPHATRDSLHEHDMWVAEGLTHRYPTKVLAELLPTCPQYCGHCTRMDLVGNSTPVIEKLKFTAKPVDRLDAMMDYLRRTPSVRDVVVSGGDVANMPWPRLEDFLTRLLEIDNIRDIRLATKALVGLPQHWLQDEVRAGVERVAGIARSRGVSIAIHTHANHANSITPLVAEASRAMLEAGVRDVRNQGVLLNGVNADPHALLDLCFRLLDGAQIMPYYFYMCDMIPYSEHWRVSVGDAQRLQHHIMGYLPGFATPRIVCDVPFVGKRWVHQLASYDEVRGISHWTKNYRTSIEATQAEALSRTYEYYDPIHTLPAEGQAWWDQHADLDSSALKAAEVAEASRRLAALQAH
- a CDS encoding L-erythro-3,5-diaminohexanoate dehydrogenase; translation: MTVRDADPTGLHRVLDDVVVLPQAAQRLDTRRELWPDEVRVRVQRLNLDAASYRQLERTHAGDGDAVRAAVLDIVRSRGKMQNPETGSGGMLVGVVEEVGPASPLGLAVGDRVATLVSLTLTPLVIEDDLAGWDGRGEQVPCEGYAILFGRSIAAVLPDDLPTALSLSVMDVCGAPALTARVVAGYADATVVVIGAGGKSGSLSLAAARAAGARHLVGVVPHEAEARRLRAAGLADEVVVADARNPVALREAVEKAGGPADVTVVCVDVPGCEGGAILATAEGGTVVFFSMATSFSAAALGAEGLAADVTMLVGNGYVPGHAAYALQLLREHDGVRALFESRLG
- a CDS encoding Lrp/AsnC family transcriptional regulator, with the protein product MAATDLESTDRRILELLARDGRMSFTDLGKATGLSTSAVHQRVKRLEQRRLILGYGATINYDEIGLPLTAFISIRPIDPSQPDDSPERLRDIPEIECCWSVAGEESYILKIRVPTPADLEDLLARVRAAANVSTRTTIVLSTPYDNRPVTG
- a CDS encoding 5'-3' exonuclease, whose amino-acid sequence is MLLDTASMYFRAFYGVPEITGPDGTPVNAVRGLMDFISRLVDQYRPTDLVCCWDNDWRPQWRVDLLPSYKGHRVVEEVATAPDVEEVPDPLQVQVPIILEVLEAFGIRVIGADGYEADDVIGTLATGAGQPVDIVTGDRDLFQLVDDDADVRVLYIARGVGNHEQVTNDWVRSKYGVDAHQYADFATMRGDASDGLPGVPGVGEKTAATLLGRFGDMDGIIAAAQDPASDMGPGPRGKIKAAAEYLAVAPQVVAVARDLDLERGGWALPSCAADPERVADLAARYGLESPTQRLLAVLAG
- a CDS encoding lysine 5,6-aminomutase subunit alpha — protein: MSPRPRGKLDLDPATVRQARALARKVGRPIVTTAKKHTTVAVERATLRLAGLEGADAEGTPWVNRLMDVVRADTGLEHGVALPVWDALVRGEADDLATLAQKASVGSVTFRLPEGRDAQRARTASRRQVARGIKRIDQRRVERERMIRRQGDAPRTPWIYLIVATGDIYEDIPQAQQAAREGADVIAVIRSTGQSLLDYVPEGATREGFAGTYATQENFRLMRAALDESGKELGRYIRLTNYASGLCMPEIAALAGLERLDMMLNDSMYGILFRDINPVRTFVDQRFSRQVHARAGIIINTGEDNYLTTADAFEAAHTVTTSQLLNEYFAKEAGLEDWQLGLGHAFEIDPEVPDSFRMELAHALLARELFPDAPLKWMPPTRHMTGDVFRGYLLDGFFNLVGALTGQGILLVGMMTEAVVTPWLSDRDLALQNVRYVMNAAGELHRDFRPEPDGFIVQRARQVLGESIELMDRILEHDHGLLDAIADGTFGLMKRPADAGRGLDGVARKSGVYYNPASEILEEA